The Lepus europaeus isolate LE1 chromosome 5, mLepTim1.pri, whole genome shotgun sequence genome includes the window GAGTCCAGGCGTTCCTTGTCCCGCTGcgggcagctgctctgcttcaggtcAGTGGCTGTTTCACACCTTGCTGTGTCGCCTTTGGCCAGAGGAGCCAGCTGCACGTTGGCCTGGCCCATGGGGCTCATTGCAAAGTGGGAAAGGCTTCAAGGCCAGGGAGCAGAACTCCCCAGTGGTGCAGTTTTGTGGTTCACAAAGTGAACCTTCTAACGAGGTGAGCTTTAACCTTGCCGTATCAGTTTTCCCTATCCCGAAAATGGGTGTAACACTAGTACTTAGCTCGCAGAGTTGTTAGGAATACGAAATGGGTTCATAGATGTTAGATAGCGTGTTCGCCATGAACAGTTGAAGcattcgtgtgtgtgtgcgcccagGGCCAGTGTGGGGCCTGGGGCCCATCTCTTTGTGACTGCACCGACGCCAGTGCCTGCTAACCCtctccgtgtctgtgtctgtcgcCTTcagccaggaggaagaggaggagacgtCCTCGAGGTACTATGTCCCCAGCTACGAGGAGGTCATGAACACCAACTACTCGGAAGGCGGGGACGCGGGGCAGAACCCAGCGATGAGCATCTCCCTCCCCTCCTACGAGTCGATGACGGGGCTCGACGAGGCCACCCCCACCAGCAGCAGGGCCACCGCAGAGCCTGGCCCGGGGCACGCCCCCGACAGACAGAACTCCAAGTTGGCCAAACACCTGAAGCCGCTCAAAGTGCGGAGGATCAAATCTGAGAAGCTGCACCTCAAAGACTTCAGGATCAGCCTCCCGGACAAAAACGTCGCCCCGCCCTCCATCGAGCCTttgacacccccaccccagtacGACGAGGTCCAGGACAAGGCCCCTGACGCCCGGCCACCTGACTGACCCGGCCCTCACATCCTCTGCACCCCCAGACTCCGAGGAAGCCACCTGAGCCACGGCCGAGAAGCAGGGGGACCAGAGGCGCACTTGGCCATCTGGGCGGGCGGAGAGGCCTCTCGCGTACCAGGAGTGACATTCGCAGAACCGCATGGAGCAGGTGCATCCGGAAGCCGTGCTGCCCAAGAGCACAGCCCGCCTGTAACACAGGCGTCTCCCCCGTCTTTCCCCACCCCGAGGTGGTGGCGACAcatgcccctccccagccaggacaCACGCCCCTCCCCAGCCGCTGGGTTGggaggtgatgctggtttcattttgCTTCTACTAGGACTGGAAACTCGTTTTTGCCTCTGCTTTCTTCCCTGGAGTCCTGGCGTGTGGGTCAGAAACAGGCCTGGCTTTGTCCGGAGACACAGGGCTGCTTTGTGAATTCAGCGATGATGGGGAGGTGGGGGCCCAGGTGGCGGCTCTCGGAGCCCCCGATGCTGTCAGTTCTTTGAGGGCCTCGGCCTGATGAACCCGGGCATATGACGCGTAAAATGAGTCTTCACCGGCCCCCGGGCCGGGCTCTTACGCGCACCGGCTGTTCTGTTCCTTCTGCAGCGCCGTGCGGGTGAGCTTTTTATAATAAATGATTTTATATGGTGTGCGTCCGGGTGCTGAGTTACAGAGCAGCTCTCAGGGCTCCGGAGCAGGAGCAGTGACAACAGCTGATGTGACCAGATGAGCCAGGGCCACACGCCGTGCAGGGTTGCACATGTGCCAGGCCAGGTCGTCTATTCCCGCTCCCGGCACCACTGCCGTTCTGTCGCGAGGCTCACTCAAGCGCCCTGTGTCACCTCACTGGCAAGTGGCGGGGCCTGTGTCACCTCGCTGGCAAGTGGcggggcaggctccggggccccCGGTCTCCCGAGCCATAACCAGCCTCTCCTGACTTCGCCCTTCCCGAGAGCTGTCCCCAACAACCCATGGCCCCAAAAGAACTTCAGACAGCTTCAGACAGCTCTCTGCCTGAGCATCTGTCCTACGTTCCTCTCCCCTGGGGGGAGCTTGGCACAGAGTGGCGTGTGAGTGCGTGCCGTGGCTGGGCCCCGTGTTCTCCTGGAGAAACGCCCAGGGGGTGGCGGACTGATGAGGCTGGGACACGGGAACAGGGGTGTCCGTGGTCAGGATCCTGACTCTGGCGGGCGTCTGGGAGGCGGACCCGAGTCCCAAGAACACCTTCGCAGAATTGGAGGGTCTGGAGCCAGCCTGCTGGGGCAGCGGGGGTGATCAGGAGCCTGGTGAGAAGGGTAACTTCTCCCACGCGCACAAGGGGAAGTGAATTGGCTTCGAATCTCAGGCCTGGCAGCAGAGGATGAAGTTGTAAACTTTCGCTTTGCTTATGCAAATTTATTGTAACTAGGGGAGAGGTCGGAACTGGCTTGCTCTGCTTGCCCAGCCCACTCCCGGACCAACTgtggctctctgtgtctgtatgcTGTGTCCgtgctgtgtctgtgtctgtgctgtgtctgtctgtgctgtgtccatgtctgtgtctgtgtccgtgtctgtgctgtgtctgtgtccgtggctgtgtctgtgctgtgtctgtgtccgtgtctgtgctgtgtccatgtctgtgctgtgtctgtgtctgtatgcTGTGTCCGTGCTGTGTCTGTCTgtgctgtgtctgtctgtgtctgtgtccgtgtctgtgctgtgtctgtgtctgtgtccgtgtctgtgctgtgtctgtgtctctttgtctcgTCTGTGCTGGCCTCGCTCTTCCCTCACTCTGCTTCTCCCTGGCCGCAGGACAAACAGGAGGGAAAATAAGATGGGGTCAGCCAGGTCCTAGACGAGGAAGGTCTTTCTGGACAGTTCCTCAGTCTGGCTTCTGGTTGACACACCTTTGCAGGCCCCTCCTGGGGCGGGCTGAACGGTGGCCCGCAGGGTACCATTTCCTCATAGGATGGTGACTGAATTAAAGGGATGTGAGCGATCGCTCCCGGATTGGCTAGAGGGATGCCAGCTCCCTGTGTCTGCCCCAGCCGGAGGCAGCGaggtgcacacacagaggaggagcTGTGTGATCTTGCACGGGAGTTTGAGCGAGCCCAGGCGAGCAGCAGCCGCCAGAGGCGGCCGGAGGCGAGGGAGGGGTGGAGCCCTTCCCGGAGCCTCTGCCAGGGGCACCGCCCTGCTGACACCTGTGCTTCTGCCCAGTTCCGGCTGACTGGGGATGGCTGGCCCCCAGACCCGTGGGAGAAGGAGCTTCAGGTGTTTGTCATCATTTGTTACAGCCCCCGTAGGAAACCAACACCAggctgctccccccccccaccatgaccTGAACATCCTTTCCCCCTCCAGCAGGCAAAGGAGCATTAGAAATTACATGTGAGCCCTGCTGGTTTTGTATGCGTGGAAATGATCCAGGAGAAAAGCATACACGGGTACTGCCAAAAGTctgtgggaaagtggaattaaaagataagtttaggggccggtgctgtggcatagcaggtagagccgccacctgcagtgcccacatcccatatgggcgcaggtttgcgacccggctccttcacttccaatccagctctctgctctggtctgggaaagcaggagaagatggcccaagtgcttgggcccctgcacctgcgtgggagacccggatggagctcctggctcctggctttggtctggcccaatcctggccattgcaaccatttggggagtgaatcagtgggtggaagatctttctctctgtatctctccttctctctctgtaactctgactttcaaattggaaaaaaaaaaaaaaaaaaaaaagatacgctCGGAGTGGGCATTAAGCCTAGGACTCGGGCTGCcggtgggacacccacatcccttaccAGAGCCCCTGGCTTCAACTTCCAGCTGCTTCCCTGCTGgcacttcctgctattgcacgacgttggagacaccaggtgatggctcacgcagttgggtccccgccacccacgtgggagacgcggactgagttcctggctcccggcgtcCGCCCCCAGCCTGGGATATTGTGCATTGGGGGCGTGACCCAGCACattggagctctctgtctctgcttctcagtgAAACACACTCtgaaacagcaaggtttattttggtgaaagttattttttaaacccATGCGTGGTTTTCTCATGTACACATATTTCCCGTGAACCTTTTGAGACCCTGTGTATAATGGGTATTTGACATCTGTCTGCAGTGAAGGCAGGGGCCTGAACCGTGCCGGAGAGGCAGGGAAGTTGTCTGAAATACTATGTTAAAAACACCtgtccagccggcgccgtggcacaataggctaatcctccgccttgcggcgctggcacaccgggttctagtcccggtcggggcaccggattctgtcccggttgcccctcttccaggccagctctctgctgtggccagggagtacagtggaggatggcccaagtgcttgggccctgcaccccatgggagaccaggaggagacacctggctcctgccatcggatcagcgcggtgcgccggccgcagggcgccggccgcggcacaccggccgcggcagccattggagagtgaaccaacggtaaaggaagacctttctctctgtctctctctctctcactatccactctggctgtcaaaaaaataaaaaataaataaataaaaataaaaataaaacactgtctAGGCAGGGGACCAGGCACATTCGGCCTGTCAGctccctggcccagacctggccaagaCATGGCACTTCCACCCTCCAGGATCTCAGCTCTGAATTCTGACtaccaaaaaaagaataaagaaaaaaaaaaaagaactagaaagaTAAAACCCAGAATGAAGACCTCCGTCCTTTGCTCCCTGTCTCCTTTTTGTCTTAGGTGCACACAAGTGTGAGGACAGAGGCGGGAGATGACACCAAAAGCCACCCCATGTTCTAGGGCCTTAAATGGCCCCATCGGCTCCTGGAGGTTAAgtgcggccgggggcgggggcgctgcTGGCACCAGGAGGCCAGGGATGCTCTGCACATCCTGGATCGCCCAGGGCAGTCCCCGCGAGAATGCATGCTTCTGCCCCAGGTACCAGGAGCGCCAAGCTCCAGAAGCCCTGTTCTGCTGGGCGCTGGGgactccaggcctggctgccgGGCACCCCGTGTCCACGCCAGCAGAAACAGCAGGACGCTGGCATCCTTGCAGACCAGGCTGAGTGTGTACCTTGTCATTCTTTGTCTAGGAACCgtcacttggggctggtgctgtggcacagcgggttggtTAAGATGCAGCCTGCAACGCCAGCTTCCTAtaggagcgctggttctagtcgtggctgctcctcttcccatccagctctctgctaatgcactttggaaaacagtggaggatggcccaagtccttgggcccctgggagacctggacttcgacccacaagggagacctggaagaagtacctggctcctggctttgaattggcccagctctgaccactgcagccatctggggagacagGTGGTTgggagacccctctctgtctctcctctctctctctgtaactctacctttcaaataaataaataaatctttagggaaaaaaaaacctgtcactTACGCAAGAACTGTTTTCCCATTACTCCTCTCTTCCAGAGCTGCACGTTGAATTCCCAGGCACAACATAAGCAgatctgtcttccctctctcctttcccctctccgGTCCCAGCCTCACCCCCTGAGCATGCAAGCCTGGAGTtcgttttgttttaagatttatttatttattttgaaaatcagagatacagagcaagagggagagccagagagaaaggtcttccattcactggttccctctccagatggccacaatggccggggctgggccaggccgaaaccaggagccgggagttttatctgggtcttccacgtgggtagcagaggcccaagcatttgggccatgttctgctgcttttcccaggccattagcagggagctggactggaggtagagcagctgagCCAcacaccagtgcccacatgggatactgacatcacaggaggtggctttacctgctgtgccacaactctggcccccaaCCTTGGGAGCTGTTAACTCCAAGGTGAAGGATATGAGACAGGTAATGGTCAGTGGAGCTTAACAGACTCAAACAGACTGAGCAATTGTGGATTAGCTAGAAGTGATGGGACAAGGACATAAGAATCAGCCATTCGCGCTCATTGCCCAAGAGGCAGATTAACACTGGGGTGTagtcccaaaagacagataaacaCTGGGGTGTATTCCTAGCCCTTGAATCGcagttgggtctcacacccttGGCCTGCACACCCCACCCCGCATTCTTTCCAGGGTCCCAAGGCCCCACCCAGTCCCAGGAATTCTTCTctgctgctgccccctacccccaccccagccccagccctccttaaaaaggccaggcccctgggggtcagggccttctgccacgtgctCCATCCTGTACACGCGGGCAGtgggtcacccacctctgcggatttattttctctgaatgaattcggtctggctgaaaatccgtgcactgcctcctctctattctacGCCttttttccctaacattttggtgccctgtgtggggaGGCACCGATCTGCAACTGTTTTTCTAACAAAAAGCACGCtcagaagcagtggaaggcaagcatagaacaaaacaaaactgaacacAATTTCGGAAGCAAAGAGTGCACACGGCATAACTTCTTCTGGTTATGAATCTTCTTGGAGAAAACAGCCCCAGAGACCACAGCGTGCTTCCCTGAGGTGAGCCGGGCTCAGCACCGGGCCGAGTCCAGGAGGCGCGCGCGCCGGAACTCCGAAACAAGCAGATGTCTCAGGATCTATCCGCCAGGTGTCTGATGTCAGGAGCTGTCCTTAGTGATTGCATCCAGCCAAGAAAAATCATTTGCATCTGCTTTAACAaagtacaaaagagaaaaaaaaaatcaggtactAAAGGGGTAGCAAAGTGCTTTTACTTTCTGGATAAAATCTGACAAGCCATGAGTATATGGTTCACAGGAGAAACCGTGTGATCTGACCtaagcaggtgcacctgccctaTCCAAATGGCTGCCTCCGGGGACAGGCACTGGGCCTAGCAATTCAGACACGGCTCGGGACCCCGCaactcagagtgcctggctttgttttttgtttttttgtttttttggttttttttgacaggcagagtggatagtgagagagtcagagagaaaggtcttcctttttgccgttggttcaccctccagtggccactacggccagcgcatctcgctgatccaaagccaggagccaggtgcttctcctggtctcccatgcgggtgcagggcccaaggacttgggccatcctccactgccttcccgggccatagcagagagctggcctggaagagaggcaaccgggatagaatccagcgccccaactgggactagaacccggtgtgccggcgccgcaaggcggaggattagcctgttaagccacggtgccggccaagtgcctggctttgagtcccagttctgcttctgactgcagcttcccgctgacgcacaccctgggaggcagcagcaagtgTTCGGTCCCTGTGCcccgtgtgggtgacctggattcagtttctggctcctggctttggctcggcccagccccagccattacaggctttggggagtgaaccagtggatgggaacactcactttctgtgtgtgtgtgtgtgtgtgtctgcctctcaacaattttttttttaatttcttgaattaAAATGCTGCCTCAATGGGCATCTGGTCTGGAGGTAAGACAGCTGCCTCCGTGTGAGAATGCGAGTTCAGTGCTTGGGTCTGGCTCCTGACACCTGACTCCTGCTCACGCAGATCCCAGAAGaccctggtgatggctcaagtggctgaaaATCACCACCCCAGGGGGACCTGGctgagctccaggatcctggcttcagcctggcccagccccgctattgcaggcatttggagaatcaaCTGGAACATAGGAgcatctctcctcctcctcctcctctctctctctctctctctttctctttctctctctctcccccctcccccctccctctcaaaATATATCTTAAGATGTTTAAAGACTAAATTAAATTTAGTGCCTCTTTTGAACaaaacaggaagagggagagagagagagaagtgagtttttgtttgtttgtttccaacaAACCAGTTGTCTGATTCAAAACTCAGATTCAAAGCACTAGTCCACAAATTGacttcaattattttattattatttaaaaggcagagagatagagacagagatctcccatcactgACTGCTTCACCCCCTGAATTCCCacaacctgggccaggccaaagtcaggagcctgggattccatccaggtctcccaggtgggtggcagggacccagctaccagagccgccacctgctgcctcccagggtgaattAGCGGGAAgacagaatcaggagcagagccgggactcgaacccaagcactctgatacgaggtatgagcatcccaggcagcatcttagccACCCTCACTTctgtgccaaaagcctgccccccAGAGGACAGGACATGCCATTCTAGCCGTTGCCATGGGAAATTCATTTTTAGCAACATCTGGTCCGCGTTAGTCCGTGAACTTGCAGCAGAGTAGAAGATACAGGAACACACGTCTCCCAGAAGAAGCTATAAAAGGTAAGGCCTGCGTTTATTGAAAATATCCATCTAATAAATCAAATGGCAAAGAAGAATTGGGATAAAAAAACTCTAACTGCTCTTTGGGATAAAATTtgattttgatgtttattttccaagataaaaaaaatgctttaaaatttttccattgcAGGAGAGCAGTAAAAACTGTCCATTAATCTTTCCTTAGGCCAATAATAGAAAGGGCTCGGGGcacagaacaggagccaggaatcagactgggaaggggggggaggggcgcCAAAGACACTCAGGTGGCCAAGTGCACGGATGTGATGACAATGCTCTCTCCTGTGGTTCTGCTTCACGGAGGTCGAAGTCTGAGCTGTGCACGCTTTCCACATCCCCTCGTTAAACAAACATTGAATTAAGCGCCATACGATTTTCTCCCTACAGATTCGTGGCCCCCGACACTCCTGTCATTTTGAACTGGGTAGCGCTGGCtttgggtgggggtaggggggaggTCGGGGCTGCTGTGTGCGTTGCAGCGTCCCTGGCCTCCACCTGTCATGTGCCAGGGGCACCTGTGAGGTGTGGCCATCAACAACGACTCGGGGTGCCAGTGTCACGGCTCAGCGAGTTAAGCCGCCGTCTGTGATGCGATGCTCACACCCCATGTGAGCGCCAGCTCAAttctcagctgttctgcttccgatccagctcccagcgaatgcacttgggaaagcagcggaggatggcccaagtgtttgggcccctgcacccacatgggagactcagatggatttctggactcctggcttcagcctgacccagccctggctgttgtagccatttggaagagtgaaccagcagacgaagatccctctttctctctctcttgctctctctcttccttccttcccccttctctccctctcaaaataaatctttaaaaaaaaatgtgtccagATATTGTCGAACTCCGCTGGGGAATACACCGCCCCCAGTTAAAGCTACAGCTCTAAGATCCCTGCGGCCGGAGGGGCAGAATCCAGTATGAAGAAGCATAAAAAGATTGAGTGGTGACTGCCATGTGTGTCACTGCATTAGGTCACCAGGCCGAGAGAACCAGCCGGGTGAAGGATTCGTGGAAAAGCCACGGAGAACAGACGTGGACAGGAGCAGCTGCACACAgaggcctggccagctctctgtgcAAGCAAAGGGAACCGCAGCCGGGAGATGTTTGCCTAAAGACCACGCCAACGCCACACAAATAGGCTTGTGATCAGACACTGGGCGATCCCACCTGGAAAAACAAAGGCCACAGGAGCCACGCTCGGTGGCCCCTGAGCCCCGCAGTGGCGACAGCTGACACACGCCCACCCGTGTTTAGCCAGAGACTCCCAGTGATGCTCTCAACACTTGGCGGGCGCCCTTGGCAGTGGCTTCCGACCCCAGTACTGATGCATCCAGGGCAGGAATCCATCGTTCCCTCTGCTTTTCCTGAAGGTTGGGATAAGTAAACAGTGAGGGGAACATTCTTCGTGGAATTCTGACACCTGCTACATGATAAACCCCGAGGAGGTTCTGCTAAGTGAAACAGGCAGGCCCCAAAAAGCCCCATACGGGAGGATTCTCCTTATAaatgagaaggcacctgcacaaccagcttttactatgcctttattatccattgtactagtgctatcattatttcaatgtaacctaaagtgtaaccacgttagcttgttaggcaaccattagtaaaaagaagcaatgctagactttataatatgtattatgttagatgatgagctaagtaatccagtaactatattaagttgattattgtacgacccgaaccgctgcccattcctggcactcgctattgtacactccccttccctccctctggccagatgtgaccctaccctgacccaggcccaggaatgtaaagtaattatctatacctatagggttcaaagctttagataacaaccagccactaccccggagtcagcagctgcgaTGTTGGGACTTaccagaagtgtcaacttgatctacagcatccccttaacacttgcttgtacatggtaataaaaactctgtaacaattaggctcggggcttctcggggggcttcctctcctggaggcactgagaggcccgagttcgaactcgaaataaaaacgaccctgcttattagcttcaacttcggtctctggtggtgtgattttcgggggaccacggacttggggCATAACATAAAGAGGATCAGTCATAGGAACAGAAAGAAGGGCACAGAGTTCAGAGGCTGCCTGGGACAAGCGCACTCCACAccgagtgcctggggtcaagttccctgctcctcttccagtcccgattcctgctaatgcacagcctgggaggtggcaagtggtggcccaagtacttggcttctgGCCGtgtacctgggagaccaggattgagttccaggctccttgactttggcctggccaagtcagctgttgcaaacatctggggagtaaaccagcaagtggaaacttgtttctctctctctctctcctccctttcaaataaatacaaagaaatttacattttaagagatttattctatattttttaaggcagaataagagagatagggagagtcaaagagagagagatcttctatccactggttcaaccccgaaatggctgcagcggccagggctgggccaggctgaagcaaggagcctggagctccgtccaggtctcccccggAGGAGGCAGGGCCCATGTCtgtgggccagcttctgctgccttcccaggagcactggggactggatgggaagcggaagagccgggacttgaactggtgccctgccGCGGGTTGCCGGTGtctcaggcagctgcttaacccgctgcaccacaaccctggccccagaaactaaagtttttaaaaaatggaaagtggAGTGgtggctgccagggcctgggaggaaGGGCAACCGGGGCATTCGTGTCCAGTGGGGGCTGAGTTTCAGCTTTGATGGGGGAACAAGGGCTGTAGATCGGGTGCACAGCCACACAAAGATGCTGAACTACTGAGCTGCACCCTAAAAACGCCAGCGTCCTAGACGCGTCGTGTGGATTTCACCACGGGCaaacataaatctttttcaaacgTGGGGAGAAAGGAAGCTGACGGCTCAGCCTGTTAGAGCTGACACCGCAGAGCCATCGCAGCAGCGGTAAAAATGGGCCGAGCGGGAAGTCAGACGGAACATCCTCATCTCACCACAGCACCTGAGCGCCAGCACCGGCGGCTCGCGCAGACCCCAGGGGCGGTGGTGACCGCTGAGGTCACTGGGCcctgcctgccactcacacaggggcCCGGATGgggtcccagctcccggcttcagcctggcccagccccagcatcgCTGGCACTTAatagagacctctctctctctctctctctccccctcttctcccctcctttcctccctctctctcccaacaTTTCAAATAAGTGTTTTAAACATCACTAGACGTCCAAGCAGCCAGTGGATATGGACAGGAGTGAGTGAGCCGagagccccccccccaaccccccaagGACTGCATTGAGCAGACGCACAAGCTAAAATAACTCCTTGttatttttggaaagatttttaaatgagcaAGGAATGAGCTGATCAACAATGGCCAGCATTTGACCTCAGGAGTTTGCGGGACCTCAGGGAGAGCGCCCTTGGACTTCTGTATTTTGGGCAACTTCCATTCTGGTGGGAGAAACGGATTTATCTACGTGGAACAACCCGGGGCGGGACCCAAACGCTACCGAAACGCATGCGCGAGAAGCGGTGGGATGCACAGGGGAGCGAGGGCTACATCCAAAGAGCTTCTCAGCCCAGCAGGGTGTGGCTGGAGACGCAGAAACAGAGCCCCGGGAGCGCCCCATGAGCCAGGTTTCCACCAAAGGACATCAATCCAAACGGTAGACTAAAAGGATTTGCACACATTGGCTCCCGTGGGGGGCGCCCGACATTTCCCCGCCCCACACTGACACCTgtcttctggaatgttctgggtCACCATTCCCCTTTGGGGACCACCCCTTCCTCCCAGGCTCCCCCCAGCTTGGCTGGCGCCTCCTCACACTGCAAAGATGAGCATGTGACGTAAGCTTGGCCAACCAGAGCAGAGAAAACCCCTGGGCCTTAGCAATTGGCTTGCAAATGGGCCTACGACCCAGTCTTTTAGAGAATCTCAGGATAAAGACTCTTCTTCCTGGGATTCAAAGCTGACAGGATctaagggctggggctggggcaacCATTTTGTGACCATTTTATGGAGATTCTGTTGAGGCTGGATCCACATGGTCGACAACGCTGCTGAGAGCTGGACAGAGGCTGAGGCACGGCTTAGGCCCTATTGGCTTTTCACCTTTAGTGACCAGTGAATTTGCTGTCATGGTGAAGCCAGTCTGACTCACTCTGCAGAAAGAGCCTGTGTCCCCCCAGTAACTCATGGAAAGTCTGCAATGCACTGTGAAAGACACAGACAGGAGGGCGGGCCAAGcacctgcaggtggcggctcagcgcctggcccctctgcctcgcactttacttatttatgtatttatgtatttatttggagaggcagagttatagagaggtcttccatccattggttcactccccaaatggccacaactgtcagagctgggccgatccgaagccaggagcttcttccgggtctcccacccgggtgcagggccccaagctcctgggccatcttccactgctttcccaggccacagcagagagctggactggaagaggagcagctggggcatgaaccggcgcccacaggggatgcccgCACGCAGGCGATGGCTTTGCTGGCTACACCAtggcaccaccacccccccccttGTGCTTAGCCTTCCTTCTTACCTCTTTCCCAGCCTCTATTCCCTCGCTCGTtcctccccacgcccacccccctcaccctcccaccccacccccgccatccTGAGCTCTCCCCGTCTTTCCCTCTCCACCTTTAAAGACATAGCTCAAACACTTGCTGTTTTTTAAAGCCTTTCCCAGCCTCCCAAAACCACTCCAGGCAGAGGACTGGTCCCCCTGCTCCGTCCCCTCGG containing:
- the TMEM51 gene encoding transmembrane protein 51, with protein sequence MMAQSKANGSHYALTAIGLGMLVLGVIMAMWNLVPGFSTADKPTAQGNNKTEIGSGILKSKSFSVAYVLVGAGVMLLLLSICLSIRDKRKQRQSDEIARMQQQAGAEPHAQEEDSQEEEEETSSRYYVPSYEEVMNTNYSEGGDAGQNPAMSISLPSYESMTGLDEATPTSSRATAEPGPGHAPDRQNSKLAKHLKPLKVRRIKSEKLHLKDFRISLPDKNVAPPSIEPLTPPPQYDEVQDKAPDARPPD